One segment of Deltaproteobacteria bacterium DNA contains the following:
- a CDS encoding acyl-CoA thioesterase — translation MLEKTPRIRVVMLPKDTNPMGKIFGGVILSHLDLAAGEHARHVAANDYVTKILKEVDFIAPVHVGDTVSYYTETIRIGKTSIAIKVLVEAMRGAGKQETIKVTEAEVVMVAVDSNGNPTPVRRP, via the coding sequence ATGCTTGAAAAAACACCAAGAATCCGGGTAGTTATGCTACCAAAAGACACTAACCCAATGGGGAAAATCTTTGGTGGTGTAATTTTAAGTCATTTAGATTTGGCGGCTGGAGAGCATGCTAGACACGTTGCGGCAAATGATTACGTCACAAAGATTCTTAAAGAAGTAGATTTTATTGCTCCAGTTCACGTTGGCGATACTGTTAGTTATTACACTGAAACGATTAGAATTGGTAAAACTTCCATTGCCATTAAAGTCTTAGTCGAGGCTATGCGGGGAGCAGGGAAACAAGAAACGATAAAAGTTACCGAAGCCGAGGTGGTTATGGTCGCCGTTGATTCAAATGGCAATCCGACTCCAGTGCGGCGCCCTTAG
- a CDS encoding DUF5320 domain-containing protein has protein sequence MELLSNLLSEKQCSEKAGVAPSTLRTYVQCGFLRPIEKDNELFFEESEVASVFRSPSEPVSGFKDKAIKKSPVAEDVVSTSDSRALVLNQSDEVLEKRQLRDEIKALKQERDWLRERLERLEARIEREQVIKVAEMEMMKGLIANRATKKNFWRSIGLPWFNTDVKN, from the coding sequence ATGGAGTTGTTGAGCAATCTTTTGAGCGAGAAACAGTGTTCGGAGAAAGCTGGCGTCGCTCCCTCTACTCTTCGCACTTATGTTCAGTGTGGTTTTCTAAGACCCATAGAGAAGGATAACGAGCTGTTTTTTGAAGAATCCGAGGTGGCTAGTGTATTTCGTAGCCCCTCAGAACCAGTGTCAGGCTTTAAGGATAAGGCGATAAAGAAATCTCCCGTCGCCGAAGATGTTGTTTCCACTAGTGACTCTAGAGCCCTCGTTCTCAATCAATCGGATGAGGTGTTGGAAAAGCGACAGCTCCGCGACGAAATTAAAGCACTAAAACAGGAAAGAGATTGGCTTAGAGAGCGCCTGGAGCGGCTCGAAGCTCGGATAGAGCGAGAACAAGTGATTAAAGTGGCTGAGATGGAAATGATGAAGGGTTTGATAGCTAATCGCGCTACGAAAAAGAATTTTTGGAGAAGCATCGGGCTACCCTGGTTTAATACAGACGTTAAGAATTGA
- a CDS encoding MerR family transcriptional regulator — protein sequence MDVNEYSAIEIRKILQQLFPTRKLVLSQFTFYANRGIIRPTGTTSRRGRRCFRLEDLLPVAAVIALKEEGIPLKNIEALPGIIQRYAAEIFSTHATCRISGVCNNVSLSIADEQLVTLPIDSFLDGTSADSLFWSFDLRRLTNQLLAVINGRIEEIDSQYLERAA from the coding sequence ATGGATGTCAACGAGTACTCTGCCATAGAGATACGAAAAATTCTTCAGCAATTGTTTCCGACTCGTAAGTTGGTACTGTCGCAATTTACATTTTATGCAAACCGCGGAATTATTCGACCTACTGGCACAACTTCGCGACGCGGACGCCGCTGCTTTCGTTTAGAGGATCTGCTACCAGTTGCCGCTGTTATTGCTCTAAAAGAGGAAGGCATTCCACTTAAAAATATCGAGGCCTTGCCGGGCATTATACAGAGGTACGCTGCTGAGATATTTAGCACCCATGCGACTTGTCGCATATCTGGAGTTTGCAATAACGTCTCATTAAGCATAGCAGACGAGCAACTCGTCACTCTTCCGATTGATTCGTTTCTAGACGGGACGTCAGCGGACAGCTTGTTTTGGAGTTTTGACCTGAGAAGACTTACTAACCAGTTACTGGCCGTTATTAATGGACGCATCGAGGAGATAGACAGTCAATATCTGGAACGCGCTGCCTAA